Below is a genomic region from Campylobacter concisus.
GTACAATAGACATATACTTCTAAAATTTATATAATTCATTCAAAATTTCAAAGACTATAAACAATAAGGAGAACATGATGGCTAAAGAAGCCGGAGTAGTTAAAAGCGTAAACGGAGGAATAGCAAGAGCACTTAATGACTTAACAGGAGAGGTAAGACAATTAAGTGTAGGAGATATTGTATACCAAGGTGAAAAGATAGTTACAGAGGGTTCTAACTCTAAAGTAACAATAACTCAAACTGATGGTAAAGATATAACTTTAATAGGTAAAGATACTCTAACTCTAGATCAAGACTCTAACAATAACGAAACAGTAGCTGATATCTCAGCTTTACAACAAGCCATCTTAAAAGGAACAGATCTTAATGCTCTAGAAGAAACTGCTGCAGGTGGTCCACAAG
It encodes:
- a CDS encoding retention module-containing protein, whose protein sequence is MAKEAGVVKSVNGGIARALNDLTGEVRQLSVGDIVYQGEKIVTEGSNSKVTITQTDGKDITLIGKDTLTLDQDSNNNETVADISALQQAILKGTDLNALEETAAGGPQAGGNGGDGVSLSSTSFAEGGHISNINANVGSIDALSLAAGGDNSFGVSGGSAVGAGA